The window ACGAGCATATGGGTTTTACCAATAATTCCCGCTGCTGGTTGCTTGAGTGTGACCAATGAATCATTCTGTCGGGTCTAGCACTATCTTGTGCAGCCCTTCAGGGCGCTCGCTAAACAAGTCGTAGGCTTTTGCGCCTTCTGATAGTTTCATCTGGTGCGTTATCGGTGATGTTATCTGGTCTGCATTTAAGCGATTGGTTTTCAGGGCATCCATCAACGTCGGTAGTTCAGCTGGCACTGAAACAACGCCCATACAGATTTCAACATTCTTGAACAAGGCGTTCAGAACCGGGAATGCAATGTCGGGCTGTTCACTAACCCCAACAATTGAAACCCGGCCACCGCGTTTTACCAAATCTATGGCCATCGGCGTAGTTATGGGGCCACCACAAGCATCCAGTACGGCATCTACACCAAGCCCTTGAGTCAGTTCCATCACGGCTTCAGCGGCGTTAGGGTTGTCTATTGGCAGTGCCCCCAGCTTTGCCGCTTCGGCCCTGCGATCTGCCAGTAAATCAATGGCATAAACAGCCTCCGCACCCATGGCCATTGCCGCCATCACACAGAGTGTGCCGACCGACCCTAAACCGATAACTGCCACTTTATCGCCGGGTTGAATTTTTGCTCGGCGAGCGCAATACCAGGCAGTGGCCATATTGTCGGATAACATAATGCCCAGTTTGTCGGATACTTCCTCTGGTAAATGCCAAAGGTTTGTATCTGCGGCTGGTACTGATACCGCCTCGGCCTGACAGCCGCCAAAATCAGGAAGCCCTTGGCCAAACGCGATAAGGTGGTCGGAATTTTCGCAAAGAATCACATTGCCCGATAAGCATTGCCTGCACTGACCACACCCCGCAGTAGACGATATCAATACCCGGTCGCCAACCTTGAACTTGTTAACCTCAGAACCGATTTCGACAATTTCGCCAACGGCTTCATGGCCAATACAGTAATCATGGTTTCCCATATC of the Pseudomonadales bacterium genome contains:
- a CDS encoding alcohol dehydrogenase catalytic domain-containing protein, whose translation is MKALMYRGPGSINYENIPDATLPNQRAAIVKTTMCSICGSDLHPYHTDMGNHDYCIGHEAVGEIVEIGSEVNKFKVGDRVLISSTAGCGQCRQCLSGNVILCENSDHLIAFGQGLPDFGGCQAEAVSVPAADTNLWHLPEEVSDKLGIMLSDNMATAWYCARRAKIQPGDKVAVIGLGSVGTLCVMAAMAMGAEAVYAIDLLADRRAEAAKLGALPIDNPNAAEAVMELTQGLGVDAVLDACGGPITTPMAIDLVKRGGRVSIVGVSEQPDIAFPVLNALFKNVEICMGVVSVPAELPTLMDALKTNRLNADQITSPITHQMKLSEGAKAYDLFSERPEGLHKIVLDPTE